The segment GTAATATTTGTACATTAAATCTTAAAAGAGCATATCCCCCCATCTTTAAAAGGATTCCCGCTAGTAACATTGATACTGGAGCATTAGCTTCCCCATGAGCATCAGGTAACCAAGTATGCAATGGGAAGATAGGAAGTTTAACACCAAAACCTATTAGAAATCCTAGATAAGATAATAATGCGAGACTACCTTTTACCTGTTTATTTGTTATTTCGGTAAGATTTAGGGTAAATGTATCACCACTCAATGCAAGTGCAAGTCCGCTTATAAGTATTAGTAATGATGCTAATGCTGTATAAAGAATAAATTTTGTAGCTGCATATAATTTTTTCTTGCCTCCCCAAATAGCAATAAGAAGATAAACAGGAACCAATTCTAATTCCCAAGCTAAGAAAAATAATAAGAAATCTTGAGAAAGGAAAACTAGTGCTTGAGCTGAGGCCTGAATTAGTAAAAGAGCAAAATATAAATTAGATTTTTTCTTTATTTTCCAACTAGCTGCAGCTGATAAAAAGGTAATTAATCCGCTCAAAGCTACTAGTGGCGCAGATAGTCCATCTATGCCAAGAGACCATTCTAGGCCTATTGAGGGTAGCCAAGTTAATCTTTCAATAAGTTGTAATGAGCTATTTGTTGTATCAAATTTTTGGAAAAGTACTCCAACTATGAGAAGAAAATCTATAAATAAAAAACTTAATGAGATATTTCTTGGGAGTGTATTATCTTCTCCTTCCTTAGAACTTAAGAAAGGCATTATTAATGCCCCAATTAAGGGTAATAAAACAATAGATGATAGCAAAGGAAAAGATTCTAAATTCATAGAATAATGAATAATTTTTTTATTCTAGTTGAAGTTGTTCTAGCTTGAGACTATAACATTAAAAATGCCTAAGTAAAACTACTTACCAGAGATATCCCTGAATTGGCTGCCTGTTGTTTGGACGTTCAAATATGGTGCTCTACTTGCCACGCCTGAGTTTTCCCAAGCTTTTACCATGGCTTGACTGACTTCTCTACCCTTGTCCTTTTTACACAAAGCTAATATACTTGGCCCTGCTCCACTAATTGCACAGCCCAAAGCGCCAGCTTGTAGTGCGGCATCTTTAACTTCCAATCCACCTTTAATAAGCTTCCATCGGTATGGTTCATGTAATTTGTCAAACATGCCCTCTTTTATTAATTCATCATTACCTGTTTTTAAGCCGTTTAGTAATAAAGTAAGTGCCCCCATATTTGTTACAGCATCAGAAATAGGTACATTCTTCGGCATTACTCTCCTTGCTTCACTTGTACTTAAACGTATAGCAGGTATTGCAACTACAGTTTTAATTGAATCATGCCAGTCACATCTAATAATTCTCCATCTCTGAGAAGATGACCTGGCAGTTAAACATAGCCCCCCCAAAAGAGAAGGAACTACATTATCAGGATGACCTTCAATATCAATCGCAAGTTCTAAAAGTTTTTCTTTAGGTAAAGGGGAGTTCATAATCGCATTTGCTCCGATTAGTCCTGCAACTATTGCTGTTGCACTACTCCCTAGTCCGCGAGCAGGGGGGACTGCTAATTTCACTCTAGCTTCAAGGGCGAAAGGTTTGATATTGGCACTTTCCCATACTTTCTGCGCAGCCCTAAAAACTAAATTTTCTGGGCCTCCTCTTAAGTGATTACCATCAGTACTCTCCATTATCAAATCAAATCGATCTCTGCCTCCATCTATTCTTGTAAAGATAAATTCGTTATATAAATCTAATGCTGCACCTAGACAGTCGAATCCAGGACCTAAATTAGCAGTTGTAGAAGGAACTGTTACTATAATTTTTTTTCCTACTTCTGGAGAAGACATATGAAAATTATTCTTTTTGTGAAAGCATTTTTGCTCTGCAGGCTGCGCTAAATAATCCAAACTCTTCATCTAAGATTACATTCACAGGTATATTTTTAAGAATATCTTTTAATCTTCCTTTATCTGAAAATTGTTTCATAAATAAACCTGATTTAAAGTTTATGAAATGTTTTGGAGCGGTTCCTCCAGAAATCCATAACCCTCCATAACATAATTCTTGAAGAGCAACGTCACCCAATAATGAGGCGTAAGCATCTAACCATATTCTTTCCACTTCAATCATCATCTTATCCCCTAGATTAGAAAGATTACAAATTTCTTGAGGAAGTTCTTTTCTTAAATTATCAGAAGTTTTTAATTCTTTTAAGTATTTTTGTAGAGGATGGTTTTTGGCATCAGGTTTGCTAAGTCTCCACTCAGCTATTCTTGATAACCCAGTCCCACTTATGATTCTTTCACAAGATATTCTTTCAACTTTTAAAGAATATTTGAGCCAATTCTTTAATTCCCATTCTAAATCTGACTTTGGCGAGTATTCAACATGACCACCTTCGCTAGCTAAAACTTTTACTTTATTTCCAGATATTATGCCTTTTGCAATGCCTAGACCAGTTCCTGCTCCAACGATTGCATGTAAATCTTTATTGACGCCTACTGACCGGTCTCCATTTTGAATAGCAGAATATTGACTTTTTTTCAAAAAAGGTATTCCATAAATTTGCACTGCAAAATCGTTTACTAGCTCGCAATTTTTAAATTTAAATTTCTTTTTTAATTCATCGCCAGAAATATTCCACGATAAATTAATTATTTCCGCATTATTATTAGATATGGGACCTGCTACCGCGAAACAAGCAGAAAAAGGATGATTAATGTTTTTGCATTCATTTTTTAAGAAATCTTCTAAAATTGTGTCAATTGAATCCCATTCAGAAGATAAATATTTTTTTTTTAAAATTAAAATTGGAGTACAAGTATTAACTTCCTTTTTGAAAATTCCTAAAAGAACTTTTGTACCTCCTAGATCACAAGCAAGAAAATTCATCTGTGAAAATTATTCTGTTCTTCCTTTTTTTTCTATTAAATTATTCATTAATTTATAGAGATCATCTAACTTGAAAATTCCTAAATTTTTTCCATCTAAGGCTCTTAAAGCAACTGAATCAAATTGTTCTTCTTTATCGCCAATAACTGCAATTAACGGAATTCTTCCAATAGTTGCTTCTCTTATCTTATAGCCTATTTTTTCATTTCTAATATCAACTTTCGAACGATATCCCTTAGAATTTATTAATTGATTAAATTTCAAACATTTTTCAATATTCCTATCGGTAATGCTCAACAAAATTATTTGATAAGGTGCAAGCCAGATTGGGAATTTGGCTTCATATTGTTCTATTAAGATTCCAATAAATCTTTCAAAAGATCCCAAAATTGCCCTGTGGAGCATTACTGGATTTCTTTTTTCGTTATTCAAATCTATATAGGTTGCATCCAATCTTATAGGCATTGAGAAATCAACTTGAATTGTTCCACATTGCCAAACTCTATCAAGACAATCTTTTAAAGAGAATTCTATTTTTGGACCATAAAAAGCCCCTTCTCCAGGCTGTAATACCCATTTAAGACTTTTATTATCAAGAGCCTTCATAAGTGCCTCTTCTGATTTATCCCAAATATTTTCACTCCCCACCCTTTTCTCAGGAC is part of the Prochlorococcus marinus subsp. pastoris str. CCMP1986 genome and harbors:
- a CDS encoding NAD(P)H-quinone oxidoreductase subunit 4; this translates as MNLESFPLLSSIVLLPLIGALIMPFLSSKEGEDNTLPRNISLSFLFIDFLLIVGVLFQKFDTTNSSLQLIERLTWLPSIGLEWSLGIDGLSAPLVALSGLITFLSAAASWKIKKKSNLYFALLLIQASAQALVFLSQDFLLFFLAWELELVPVYLLIAIWGGKKKLYAATKFILYTALASLLILISGLALALSGDTFTLNLTEITNKQVKGSLALLSYLGFLIGFGVKLPIFPLHTWLPDAHGEANAPVSMLLAGILLKMGGYALLRFNVQILPEVHLQLAPALIILGIINIIYGALNAFAQDNVKRRIACSSVSHMGFVLLGIGAVDALGISGAMLQMISHGLIAAAMFFVTGSFYERTNTLSIPNMGGLAKVLPITFAFFLASSLASLALPGMSGFISEITVFLGITSQEGFSSLFRSITILIAAIGLVLTPIYLLSMCRRVFFGPRIPALATVKEMNGRELTIGFSLLLPTLVIGFWPKIAINLYESSTNALSQQLTLAKLIGLISNISQFNL
- the glk gene encoding glucokinase translates to MNFLACDLGGTKVLLGIFKKEVNTCTPILILKKKYLSSEWDSIDTILEDFLKNECKNINHPFSACFAVAGPISNNNAEIINLSWNISGDELKKKFKFKNCELVNDFAVQIYGIPFLKKSQYSAIQNGDRSVGVNKDLHAIVGAGTGLGIAKGIISGNKVKVLASEGGHVEYSPKSDLEWELKNWLKYSLKVERISCERIISGTGLSRIAEWRLSKPDAKNHPLQKYLKELKTSDNLRKELPQEICNLSNLGDKMMIEVERIWLDAYASLLGDVALQELCYGGLWISGGTAPKHFINFKSGLFMKQFSDKGRLKDILKNIPVNVILDEEFGLFSAACRAKMLSQKE
- the thrB gene encoding homoserine kinase, with the translated sequence MSSPEVGKKIIVTVPSTTANLGPGFDCLGAALDLYNEFIFTRIDGGRDRFDLIMESTDGNHLRGGPENLVFRAAQKVWESANIKPFALEARVKLAVPPARGLGSSATAIVAGLIGANAIMNSPLPKEKLLELAIDIEGHPDNVVPSLLGGLCLTARSSSQRWRIIRCDWHDSIKTVVAIPAIRLSTSEARRVMPKNVPISDAVTNMGALTLLLNGLKTGNDELIKEGMFDKLHEPYRWKLIKGGLEVKDAALQAGALGCAISGAGPSILALCKKDKGREVSQAMVKAWENSGVASRAPYLNVQTTGSQFRDISGK